From Natronorubrum halophilum, a single genomic window includes:
- a CDS encoding 3-hydroxyacyl-CoA dehydrogenase/enoyl-CoA hydratase family protein yields MANDTVERVAVLGAGSMGHGIAELAALGGYDVTIRDIDEEIVTEGYENIEWSLEKLEEKGRIDEPSDVVLSRINRTTDLAEAVDDADLVIEAVPERMDIKRDTFSSVDEHAPEHAILASNTSSLSISEIAEATDRPDRVVGLHFFNPPVKMDLVEVTYGEATTDETAETAYAWAESIDKTPIYVRKDVHGFVVNTVLVPFMEEAAWMLSEDETTVQQADATMVYERGYPMGPFELNDFGGIDIGYHFRAESDQPVPPVVEEKVDNENLGKKTGTGFYDYEDGETSQADGDGVDYLPEDAGDFDWLRTEAVMINKAAWLVGNDVATPEAIDTGCRLGGSFPEGMCRRGDRLGLDRVLEKLEDLHAEYGAERFEPCDYLVELVEDGWTGEDAGKGFYDYRTDPPYHYLEWEIDDAGVLNVVLSREERMNSMSEDMFMEIDRLLKSVDTDEISCVVFEGAGDRAFSSGADITGFTAAEPTEIMEVDEMFQTVYHFDRPTVAKIDGFCLGAGIELALACDIRIATEDSLVGTPETTLGVIPGGGATQRLVRLVGEARTKEMIFRGMQFDAAQAEEWGIVNHAVPDEEFDDLVDDVVSDLTANAPLALKVAKEVIHDGQEAGLEAALAMEKKSFGLLATTDDMYEGVTAFRRNREPRFEGE; encoded by the coding sequence ATGGCAAATGACACTGTAGAGCGCGTAGCAGTGCTGGGTGCCGGTAGCATGGGACACGGTATCGCGGAACTCGCCGCGCTCGGCGGGTACGACGTGACCATCCGGGACATCGACGAGGAGATCGTGACCGAGGGCTACGAGAACATCGAGTGGAGCCTCGAGAAACTCGAGGAGAAGGGACGAATCGACGAGCCGAGCGATGTCGTGCTCTCACGCATTAACAGGACGACCGACCTCGCCGAGGCCGTCGACGACGCCGACCTCGTGATCGAGGCGGTTCCCGAGCGGATGGATATCAAGCGCGACACGTTCTCGTCGGTCGACGAGCACGCGCCGGAGCACGCGATCCTGGCGTCGAACACCTCGAGCCTCTCCATCTCGGAGATCGCCGAGGCGACGGATCGTCCCGATCGGGTCGTCGGCCTCCACTTCTTCAACCCGCCGGTGAAGATGGATTTGGTCGAGGTCACCTACGGCGAGGCCACCACCGACGAGACCGCCGAAACCGCCTACGCCTGGGCCGAGTCGATCGACAAGACGCCCATCTACGTCCGCAAGGACGTCCACGGCTTCGTCGTCAACACCGTGCTCGTTCCGTTCATGGAGGAGGCCGCCTGGATGCTCTCCGAGGACGAGACCACCGTCCAGCAAGCCGACGCAACGATGGTCTACGAGCGGGGTTACCCGATGGGGCCGTTCGAACTCAACGACTTCGGTGGCATCGACATCGGCTACCACTTCCGCGCCGAGTCCGACCAGCCCGTCCCGCCGGTCGTCGAAGAGAAAGTCGACAACGAGAACCTCGGGAAGAAGACCGGCACGGGCTTCTACGACTACGAGGACGGAGAGACGTCTCAAGCAGACGGCGACGGCGTCGACTACCTCCCCGAGGACGCCGGCGACTTCGACTGGCTGCGCACCGAAGCGGTGATGATCAACAAGGCCGCCTGGCTCGTCGGCAACGACGTCGCCACCCCCGAAGCGATCGACACCGGCTGTCGCCTCGGCGGCAGCTTCCCCGAGGGCATGTGCCGCCGCGGCGACCGCCTCGGCCTCGACCGCGTCCTCGAAAAGCTCGAGGACCTCCACGCGGAGTACGGCGCCGAGCGCTTCGAGCCCTGTGACTACTTGGTCGAACTCGTCGAGGACGGCTGGACCGGCGAGGACGCCGGCAAGGGCTTCTACGACTACCGAACCGACCCGCCGTATCACTATCTCGAGTGGGAGATCGACGACGCGGGCGTCCTGAACGTCGTCCTCTCGCGTGAAGAGCGGATGAACTCCATGTCCGAGGACATGTTCATGGAGATCGACCGCCTCCTCAAGAGCGTCGATACGGACGAGATCTCCTGCGTCGTCTTCGAGGGCGCCGGCGACCGCGCCTTCTCCTCCGGAGCGGACATCACCGGCTTCACCGCCGCCGAGCCGACCGAGATCATGGAGGTCGACGAGATGTTCCAGACCGTCTACCACTTCGACCGGCCGACGGTCGCCAAGATCGACGGCTTCTGTCTCGGCGCCGGCATCGAACTCGCGCTGGCCTGCGACATCCGCATCGCCACCGAGGACTCGCTCGTCGGTACCCCCGAGACGACGCTGGGCGTGATCCCCGGCGGCGGCGCCACCCAGCGCCTCGTCCGCCTCGTCGGTGAGGCCCGCACCAAGGAGATGATCTTCCGCGGCATGCAGTTCGACGCCGCACAGGCCGAGGAGTGGGGCATCGTCAACCACGCCGTCCCCGACGAGGAGTTCGACGACCTCGTCGACGACGTCGTCTCCGACCTCACCGCCAACGCGCCGCTCGCGCTCAAGGTCGCCAAGGAGGTCATCCACGACGGCCAGGAGGCCGGCCTCGAGGCAGCCCTGGCGATGGAGAAGAAGTCCTTCGGCCTGCTGGCGACCACCGACGACATGTACGAGGGCGTTACCGCTTTCCGTCGGAACCGCGAACCACGGTTCGAAGGTGAATAA
- a CDS encoding thiolase C-terminal domain-containing protein — protein sequence MVRNVAIVGGGHSDWGERAATWKDLAQEGGKAAFDAVPEVGPEDIEGLFVGAVQPERFANQTHVAPLVAELLGIEVTEMIARTELACASGQAALRYAWLAIAAGQLDVALVLGVEKMNLGRKYMPEMQASMANVLDREFDGANGLAAPPFFAWYAQRHMHEYGTTREQLSQVAAKNKTNASKTDFAQFQSSCAIEDVEESPEIAAPLHLFDCSGITDGAAGAILMSEEKAREVTDTPAFITGSGQSSMAGNSINNLPSLSTWPQARKASQNAYEQAGIEDPLADIDVAEVHDCFSISEIIEYEELGFAERGEGGQFIEDGRSHIDGDVAVNPRGGLLGCGHPLGATGISQALEITHQFQGTVSSDRQVDDPTTGLIHNLSGSASVHSVMVLDRDPQ from the coding sequence ATGGTCCGAAACGTCGCGATCGTCGGCGGCGGTCACTCCGACTGGGGTGAGCGCGCCGCAACCTGGAAGGACCTCGCCCAGGAGGGCGGCAAGGCGGCCTTCGACGCCGTCCCCGAGGTCGGCCCCGAAGATATCGAAGGGCTGTTCGTCGGCGCGGTCCAGCCCGAGCGGTTCGCCAACCAGACCCACGTTGCTCCGCTCGTCGCCGAGTTGCTCGGCATCGAAGTGACCGAGATGATTGCCCGGACGGAACTGGCGTGTGCCAGCGGGCAGGCCGCGTTGCGATACGCGTGGCTCGCCATCGCCGCCGGACAACTGGACGTCGCGCTCGTGCTCGGCGTCGAAAAGATGAACCTCGGCCGGAAGTACATGCCCGAGATGCAGGCGTCGATGGCGAACGTGCTCGACCGCGAGTTCGACGGCGCCAACGGCCTCGCCGCGCCGCCGTTTTTCGCGTGGTACGCCCAGCGCCACATGCACGAGTACGGCACCACCCGCGAGCAACTCTCGCAGGTCGCCGCCAAGAACAAGACCAACGCCTCGAAGACCGACTTCGCGCAGTTCCAGTCCTCGTGCGCTATCGAAGACGTCGAGGAGTCGCCGGAGATCGCCGCTCCGCTGCACCTGTTCGACTGCAGCGGGATCACCGACGGCGCCGCCGGGGCGATCCTCATGAGCGAGGAGAAAGCCCGCGAAGTCACCGACACGCCGGCCTTCATCACGGGCAGCGGCCAGTCGTCGATGGCGGGCAACTCGATCAACAACCTCCCGTCGCTCTCGACGTGGCCCCAGGCGCGCAAGGCCTCCCAGAACGCCTACGAACAAGCGGGGATCGAGGATCCGCTCGCAGACATCGACGTCGCGGAGGTTCACGACTGCTTCTCGATCAGCGAGATCATCGAGTACGAAGAACTGGGCTTCGCCGAGCGCGGCGAGGGCGGCCAGTTCATCGAGGACGGGCGCAGCCACATCGACGGCGACGTCGCCGTGAATCCCCGCGGCGGTCTTCTCGGCTGTGGCCACCCGCTAGGGGCGACCGGCATCTCCCAGGCCCTGGAGATCACCCACCAGTTCCAGGGAACAGTATCGAGCGACAGGCAGGTAGACGACCCCACGACGGGCCTGATCCACAACCTGAGTGGCAGCGCCTCCGTCCACAGCGTGATGGTTTTAGACCGTGATCCACAATGA
- a CDS encoding Zn-ribbon domain-containing OB-fold protein, whose protein sequence is MSDDTPDRKRVSVPEEIELPRLLDFYELQTDDHTRIHEFYENLRDGQLTTTRCQDCEEIHYPPRIVCPECMGDNLAYVDLPHEGELFAFSEVRGGLPIGLAEHDVPYVVAVVDLGPVRLSARVDGAAYDDLEIGDPVELNIVEIDGPTEEERVFYRFEPVNENGGDSE, encoded by the coding sequence ATGAGTGACGACACACCCGACAGAAAGCGCGTCTCGGTGCCCGAGGAGATCGAGCTGCCGCGACTGCTCGACTTCTACGAACTCCAGACCGACGACCACACCCGAATCCACGAGTTCTACGAGAACCTCCGGGACGGGCAGCTGACGACCACCCGGTGTCAGGACTGCGAGGAGATCCACTACCCGCCGCGGATCGTCTGTCCCGAGTGCATGGGCGACAACCTCGCATACGTCGACCTCCCCCACGAGGGCGAACTGTTCGCCTTCTCGGAGGTCCGCGGCGGCCTGCCGATCGGGCTGGCCGAACACGACGTCCCATACGTCGTCGCCGTCGTCGACCTCGGGCCGGTGCGGCTGTCCGCCAGGGTCGACGGCGCGGCCTACGACGACCTCGAGATCGGCGATCCGGTCGAACTGAATATCGTCGAGATCGACGGTCCCACGGAGGAGGAACGCGTGTTCTACCGATTCGAACCGGTCAACGAGAACGGCGGTGATTCGGAATGA
- a CDS encoding long-chain fatty acid--CoA ligase yields MNDYELTLQVMIERATDLFGHKEIVSELADGTTHRYTYADAYERMGRLANALDDLGVDPGTRLSVMAINHYRHYELYFALPCSGRSIHMTNHMLPDEHLVEIINEAEDEVVFVDSEFVETVERVADQFETVEHYVILDDEVPETDLEPVYAYEELLEGQDPEYDWPEIDEDDEAGICYTSGTTGLPKGAAYSHRDLYLHTLTHGHVDVFEIGENDAVMPVVPMYHVNGWGLPYSATMSGSKLVLPGPKTDAEAIAELIDREEVTVTAAVTTVWLEMAEFYDERDDVELESLDRVLIGGTSPPEWLMEKFDKEIDAPIHQGYGMTEAAPHLVNTMTTTEVADLPESERYQQQMKPGIPAPGVQIRLRDTSGDPVPHDGESTGEIQARSPWLIDEYYARPEETEASFTEDGWFKSGDVGVIDEYGYLEVVDRLDDVIKSGGEWISSLELENEFMAHDAVAEATVISVEHPKWEERPVAYVVASTDEISAAELREHLLERFPKWWLPNEIFFCESIPKTTTGKFDKKVLRDEFIDEYDSLPLEE; encoded by the coding sequence ATGAACGACTACGAACTCACGTTACAGGTCATGATCGAACGGGCCACGGATCTGTTCGGTCACAAGGAGATCGTCTCCGAACTCGCCGACGGAACGACCCACCGCTACACGTACGCCGACGCGTACGAGCGGATGGGGCGACTCGCGAACGCGCTCGACGACCTCGGGGTCGACCCCGGGACGCGCCTGTCGGTGATGGCGATCAACCACTACCGCCACTACGAACTGTACTTCGCGCTCCCGTGCAGCGGCCGGAGCATCCACATGACGAACCACATGCTCCCCGACGAGCACCTCGTCGAGATCATTAACGAGGCCGAAGACGAGGTCGTCTTCGTCGATTCCGAGTTCGTCGAGACCGTCGAGCGAGTGGCGGATCAGTTCGAGACCGTCGAACACTACGTGATTCTCGACGACGAGGTGCCCGAAACCGACCTCGAGCCGGTGTACGCCTACGAGGAACTTCTCGAGGGGCAGGATCCGGAGTACGACTGGCCGGAGATCGACGAGGACGACGAGGCGGGCATCTGCTACACTTCCGGGACGACGGGGCTGCCGAAGGGGGCGGCTTACTCCCACCGGGACCTCTACCTCCACACGCTCACGCACGGCCACGTCGACGTCTTCGAGATCGGCGAGAACGACGCCGTGATGCCCGTGGTCCCGATGTACCACGTCAACGGCTGGGGACTTCCCTACTCCGCGACTATGTCCGGTTCGAAACTGGTCCTGCCGGGCCCCAAGACCGACGCCGAGGCGATCGCCGAACTCATCGACCGCGAGGAGGTGACCGTCACGGCGGCGGTGACGACGGTCTGGCTCGAGATGGCGGAGTTCTACGACGAGCGCGACGACGTCGAACTCGAGAGCCTGGATCGAGTGCTCATCGGCGGCACGTCGCCGCCGGAGTGGCTCATGGAGAAGTTCGACAAGGAGATCGACGCGCCGATCCACCAGGGGTACGGGATGACCGAGGCGGCGCCCCACCTGGTCAATACGATGACGACGACCGAGGTCGCCGACCTCCCCGAGAGCGAGCGCTACCAGCAGCAGATGAAACCCGGCATCCCCGCGCCCGGCGTCCAGATTCGGCTGCGGGACACGAGCGGCGACCCGGTCCCCCACGACGGGGAGTCGACCGGCGAGATCCAGGCTCGGTCGCCGTGGCTCATCGACGAGTACTACGCTCGCCCCGAGGAGACCGAGGCGTCGTTCACGGAGGACGGCTGGTTCAAGTCAGGCGACGTCGGCGTGATCGACGAGTACGGCTACCTCGAGGTCGTCGACCGCCTCGACGACGTCATCAAGAGCGGCGGGGAGTGGATCTCCTCGCTCGAACTCGAGAACGAATTCATGGCCCACGACGCCGTCGCGGAGGCGACGGTGATCAGCGTCGAACACCCGAAGTGGGAGGAGCGCCCGGTCGCTTACGTCGTGGCCTCGACGGACGAAATCTCCGCCGCCGAACTCCGCGAACACCTCCTCGAACGGTTCCCGAAATGGTGGCTCCCCAACGAGATCTTCTTCTGCGAGTCGATCCCAAAGACGACGACCGGGAAGTTCGACAAGAAGGTCCTTCGCGACGAATTCATCGACGAGTACGACTCGTTGCCGCTCGAGGAGTAG
- a CDS encoding IclR family transcriptional regulator codes for MTERTSAMSSVLRAFTVLETLWEVNSAGPSEIAARLDIPKSTAHVYLRTLAETGYVINDGGEYRLSYRFLTTGSRLKHRNSLFQVAEEFLKDLADRTGELVSLVVEQSGQAVILHKTFGDRSLELGIYSGMTTPLHTNATGKVILAYLPDERTDEIIETQGLARVTDETITDEAVLRSELDEIRKRGYAVDWNQQVIGMGIIAAPILVEGRLDGAVGIVSPTGRIRNDRYQRTLLQKLQETIDSISIKYRYGT; via the coding sequence ATGACCGAGAGAACGTCCGCGATGTCGTCGGTCCTCAGGGCGTTCACCGTCCTCGAGACCCTGTGGGAGGTCAACAGCGCGGGACCGTCCGAGATCGCCGCTCGGCTTGACATCCCGAAGAGCACCGCACACGTGTACCTCCGCACGCTCGCGGAGACGGGGTACGTCATCAACGACGGTGGTGAGTATCGGCTCAGCTATCGGTTCCTCACGACCGGCTCCCGGCTCAAGCACCGAAACAGTCTCTTTCAAGTAGCCGAGGAGTTCCTGAAGGACCTCGCTGACCGGACCGGCGAGCTCGTGTCGCTGGTGGTCGAGCAATCGGGACAGGCAGTGATCCTGCACAAGACGTTCGGCGACCGCTCGCTCGAATTAGGCATATACTCGGGAATGACGACGCCACTGCACACGAACGCAACGGGGAAGGTAATTCTCGCGTACCTCCCGGACGAGCGAACCGACGAGATCATCGAAACGCAGGGATTGGCGCGGGTGACCGACGAGACGATCACCGACGAGGCCGTGTTGCGGTCGGAGCTGGACGAGATTCGAAAGCGAGGGTACGCCGTGGACTGGAACCAGCAGGTCATCGGAATGGGGATCATCGCCGCACCCATCCTCGTCGAGGGCCGGCTTGACGGGGCCGTCGGCATCGTCAGTCCGACGGGGCGGATCAGGAACGACCGCTACCAGCGGACGCTCCTCCAGAAATTACAGGAGACGATCGATTCGATCTCGATCAAGTATCGGTACGGGACGTGA
- a CDS encoding pyridoxal phosphate-dependent decarboxylase family protein, with protein MNRSNLPDSAFVDPSGANAEAVRDLTEEFLNQLVTQLETANDRSPLPEEPPVLSATIPESPRSSDDLLEALEKIVDGSMNPAHTGYIGHMDTTPTTISALGDFIASAVNNNMLSVEMSPVFSELEVQLTEAIAIEFGLGPNAGGVLASGGSLANLHALSVARNQAFDVHEGGLAGMDREPVLFASEVAHTSLQKAAMLLGLGTDAVVAVGTDDDSRMDPASLEQVIDREKRNGRAPFCVVVTAGTTTTGNIDPLPAVRDIADDYDLWFHVDAAYGGALVFSEAERDRLDGIEAADSVTFNPQKWCYVAKTCAMALFADAGVLQEDFRIGAPYMRGDEALPNLGELSIQGTRRAGILKLWLTFQHLGHDGLEQLLDESYRLTASLRDRVVEHDSLELASEPEMNIICFRAVPEWCPPEERDNLNNRLQEELLSKHDIFVSLPTYRDSRWLRVVLLNPFTGEDTIRRLFSGIDVVLNAEET; from the coding sequence ATGAATCGCTCCAATCTACCTGATTCAGCGTTTGTCGACCCAAGTGGAGCGAACGCCGAGGCCGTGCGTGACCTTACGGAGGAGTTCCTCAACCAACTCGTCACACAACTCGAAACCGCCAACGACCGCTCGCCGTTACCTGAGGAGCCGCCCGTTCTCTCCGCTACGATTCCGGAGTCGCCGCGGTCTTCGGACGACCTGCTCGAGGCGCTTGAAAAGATCGTCGACGGATCGATGAATCCCGCCCACACCGGATACATCGGCCACATGGACACGACACCGACAACGATCTCCGCGCTCGGCGACTTCATCGCGTCGGCGGTCAATAACAACATGCTGAGCGTGGAGATGTCACCGGTGTTCTCCGAACTCGAAGTCCAGTTGACCGAGGCCATCGCTATAGAGTTCGGCCTCGGACCCAACGCCGGCGGGGTGCTCGCCAGCGGCGGCAGTCTCGCGAATCTCCACGCCCTGTCGGTCGCCCGAAACCAGGCATTCGACGTTCACGAAGGGGGTCTCGCAGGGATGGACCGCGAACCAGTGCTGTTCGCCTCGGAGGTAGCACACACCTCGCTGCAGAAGGCTGCGATGCTGCTCGGACTCGGGACCGACGCCGTTGTCGCCGTCGGGACGGACGACGATTCACGAATGGACCCAGCTTCGTTGGAGCAGGTGATCGACCGGGAGAAACGGAATGGGCGAGCGCCATTTTGTGTCGTCGTGACGGCCGGTACGACCACGACCGGGAATATCGATCCACTTCCAGCGGTCCGTGACATCGCCGACGATTACGACCTCTGGTTCCACGTCGACGCAGCCTATGGCGGCGCGCTCGTGTTCTCTGAAGCCGAACGCGACCGGCTCGATGGGATAGAGGCCGCGGACTCGGTGACGTTCAATCCTCAGAAGTGGTGTTATGTCGCCAAGACGTGTGCGATGGCACTGTTCGCCGACGCCGGCGTACTTCAGGAGGACTTCCGGATTGGAGCGCCGTACATGCGTGGTGATGAAGCGCTCCCGAATCTCGGCGAACTGAGCATTCAGGGGACCCGACGGGCGGGTATCTTGAAGTTGTGGCTCACCTTTCAGCATCTCGGTCATGACGGCCTCGAACAACTACTCGATGAGAGCTATCGGTTAACAGCTTCTCTTCGCGATCGCGTAGTCGAACACGACTCATTAGAGCTGGCGAGTGAGCCGGAGATGAACATCATTTGCTTCCGAGCAGTGCCCGAGTGGTGCCCCCCGGAGGAGCGGGATAACCTGAATAATCGGCTCCAAGAAGAGTTACTCTCCAAACACGATATCTTCGTGTCGCTACCGACCTATCGCGACAGCAGGTGGCTTCGGGTCGTCCTTCTGAATCCATTTACCGGAGAGGACACCATTCGACGGCTGTTCAGCGGCATTGACGTAGTCCTAAACGCAGAAGAGACGTAA
- a CDS encoding IclR family transcriptional regulator domain-containing protein, with protein MEDTQSPNRVKTAQTTFRILDALKSKNKSTVTELTKEFELSKSSLHNYLSTLEEDGYVVKEGNSYRIGLKLLDLGGHAQHRQRLYAIAKDEVTALADESSELANLLVEENGKGFYLHRAHGEDAVMTDSYIGQEVHLHNTGLGKAILAHLPRDRVVEILDQHGMPAATENTVTDRETLFEELEQVRETGYALDDEARVKGLRCVAVPIINNSEEVEGAISVSGPTSRFQNERFREELPDMLQSVANIIELNITYT; from the coding sequence ATGGAAGATACCCAATCACCGAACCGGGTGAAAACGGCACAAACTACCTTCCGAATCTTGGACGCACTGAAATCCAAGAACAAATCCACCGTGACCGAACTGACCAAGGAGTTCGAACTCTCGAAGAGCAGCCTCCACAACTACCTTAGCACTCTCGAAGAGGACGGCTACGTCGTCAAAGAGGGGAACTCCTATCGAATCGGTCTCAAGTTGCTCGATTTGGGCGGCCACGCACAGCACAGACAACGGCTCTATGCTATTGCGAAGGACGAAGTAACTGCGTTAGCCGACGAATCCAGCGAACTGGCGAACCTGCTCGTTGAAGAGAACGGAAAAGGGTTCTATTTGCACCGTGCTCACGGCGAAGACGCGGTCATGACGGACTCGTACATCGGCCAGGAGGTACACCTACACAACACTGGTCTCGGGAAAGCGATACTGGCACACCTCCCAAGAGATCGCGTCGTCGAGATCCTCGATCAACACGGAATGCCGGCAGCGACAGAGAACACGGTAACTGACCGTGAGACTTTGTTCGAGGAACTCGAGCAGGTTCGCGAGACGGGTTACGCGTTAGATGACGAAGCACGCGTTAAAGGTCTTCGCTGCGTCGCGGTCCCTATTATCAACAACTCTGAAGAGGTCGAAGGTGCGATCAGTGTCTCAGGACCGACCAGCCGGTTCCAGAACGAACGCTTTCGCGAAGAACTCCCTGATATGCTTCAGAGCGTCGCTAACATAATCGAACTCAATATCACCTACACGTGA
- a CDS encoding glycoside hydrolase family 88 protein, whose translation MPRRPAAIQASISDQGIPGEYTQPPDVDRTELKRALSTAIDQIDRNLDEYYDRFPEPSSENLVYSPTDNTDGWTTSFWTGLCWLAYEVTGDARYRRAAETQLETFERRLESGEVKTHDLGFLYTLSAVAGHRLTGNDRYRSAAITAADYLTDRFWEAPGLIQAWGDHEASEDSWERGRMIVDSMMNLPLLFWASEATGDPTYASIAETHARTNGQHIIRPDGSTFHTFKCDVVTGAPIGGETAQGYEANSCWSRGQTWAIYGYALAGDYTDEDEYVEIAAKLANYYLSKLENDHVPRWDFDAPPDQDIRDSSAAAISVCGLDELARQLPFADDRTRCYRNAALSTLESLATDYSTKDTESTGLLTDGAYDPSDGDYDECCIWGDYFYVEGLVRATQQWPQYW comes from the coding sequence ATGCCACGAAGACCAGCCGCGATACAGGCAAGCATTTCAGATCAAGGGATACCCGGCGAGTACACGCAGCCTCCGGACGTCGATCGTACGGAGCTCAAGCGCGCACTGTCGACCGCGATCGACCAGATCGACCGCAATCTCGACGAGTATTACGACCGCTTTCCCGAGCCATCCAGCGAGAATCTCGTCTATTCACCGACGGATAACACCGATGGATGGACAACGTCGTTTTGGACTGGCCTCTGCTGGCTCGCCTACGAAGTAACGGGGGACGCGCGGTACCGGAGAGCCGCCGAAACGCAGCTCGAAACCTTCGAACGGCGACTGGAATCGGGCGAAGTCAAAACGCACGATCTCGGGTTTCTCTACACGTTGTCCGCGGTCGCCGGCCATCGACTCACGGGAAATGATCGATATCGGTCCGCCGCTATTACCGCAGCGGACTACCTAACCGATCGTTTCTGGGAGGCACCCGGTCTCATCCAAGCCTGGGGCGATCACGAAGCGTCGGAAGATTCCTGGGAACGGGGCCGGATGATTGTCGATTCGATGATGAACCTTCCCCTACTGTTTTGGGCGAGTGAAGCCACTGGTGACCCAACATACGCCTCGATCGCCGAGACACATGCACGAACGAATGGACAGCACATCATCCGACCGGACGGATCCACATTTCATACGTTTAAATGTGATGTTGTCACCGGTGCGCCGATCGGGGGAGAAACAGCGCAAGGATACGAAGCGAATTCCTGCTGGTCACGTGGACAGACATGGGCGATCTACGGGTACGCTCTCGCGGGCGACTATACCGACGAGGACGAGTACGTCGAGATCGCTGCCAAACTAGCGAACTACTACCTCTCAAAGCTGGAGAACGACCACGTCCCCCGTTGGGATTTCGATGCACCCCCTGACCAGGACATCCGCGACAGCTCGGCCGCTGCGATCTCCGTTTGCGGTCTCGATGAACTTGCTCGCCAACTCCCGTTCGCCGACGATCGAACGCGTTGCTACCGGAACGCGGCGCTGAGCACGCTCGAGAGCCTCGCAACAGACTACTCAACCAAAGACACAGAATCGACTGGGTTACTCACCGATGGTGCATACGACCCCTCTGACGGCGATTACGACGAGTGTTGTATCTGGGGGGATTACTTTTACGTGGAGGGTCTCGTTCGGGCAACTCAACAGTGGCCTCAGTACTGGTGA